GGTCCGCCGTCGTGCTCGCCGGCTCCCTGCCTCCGATGGCCGCTCCGGCGCCAGTGGAAGTGGGGATCCGGCGAACCAACGCGCGGATCCACTTGTATAGCTTAATACCTAGTTTTTAGGTTTACAGCTTCCATATCCACGACGTCTCCATGGCGTTGGGTGGTTCCTTTTGCCAGAGGAGGGAGtggatgacatgtgggccccaatCCACATCAGCGCTGAGGTAGCAAAGAAGTGTCAAAACCAGTGTCCACGTCATCAATATACCACTTAAAACCGTCCTAGGTGCCAAGTTTAACTGGTTCGCGGAGTTGAGGTGCCCGGTTTGGCCGAAACAATAGTTGGGGGCTAAACCTGGACAAACGCAAGAGTTGAGGGGCCAAAAGTGGACTTATTCCATATGTATATGATAATAGCAAGCTTCAAGATAGAAGAGATGGCAATGTTTCAAAAAGATAATTGGCAAAAAGAATTATAAGACAAGGATTTGTTATTACCTGATGATTGTTTCCTAAATGGTTGCATTCAGGATACTATTGCATCCGATCTTGATTAAGAAAGCAGATGGGGTGCTGCACGCGTTGTTCCACGCTTGTATATATAGCAGCAAAGATCTTATTCGTTGGATCGCATGCATTCCTTGCAGCAAGAGCAAAGAGCAAAGAGCAAGGAGCAAAGAGCGAAGAACAAAGAGCAAAGAGATGATTCTTGCAAGCTTTATTAACTTGATTTAATCACTGTAAAGCAAAAAAATTGTGGGCCAGCATGCCGTGTCCCTTTTATATAAGCGTTTCTTGAAGTGAAGATGCCATTTCTTTTTGTCACATGACtggtccaattttttttttatttacacatGACTAGTCCACTTGATCCACCTGTTGTGATTCTGAAGGCACCACCCTTCTGTCTTTTGGTTAATCCGCAATAATGTACACCATGTCGCCTGGCacgcactactacagaaaacaTTTTCACAATAGCATTTTCACTGCTGTTTCGTTAAAAAATCGCTTGCGATAAGTTTCATGAGACCTCATGAGTTTCCATTATATTGTTTCTGTTTCAtgccctgtttttttttctaaataccTATGCCTTTAGATGGTTTGAAAACTTCATTTCACTTTGGATGACAATTCTTGTGGTGATCAATTTTGCGAGGGTCTTTATGATGATGCTGATGAAGACGATGACCCATTTTTCGGCTGATGAACATGATGTTGCATTGATGTGAACGTGAGGGAGCACAAAAAGGGCAAgaagcactactacaaaacaggcctttgttccaggccatttgtcccggcaatctttgggcccgggacaataggtggcttttgtcccgggtccaacggctagccggactAGCGAGAGGACagaggtcttttgtcccggttggtgacaccaaccgagacaaaagagaggccttttatcccggttggtggatacaaccgggacaaaaggctacgcgggccttttgtcccggttggagacaccaaccgggacaaaaagccccctttttgtcccggttggtgtctccaaccgggacaaaagcctcttCACGGACTGACTTCGATTGACATCcgtttatttattttcaccgctcctctctctccatcccttatctctttcttcttccctcGGCATCTTCTCCCAGTGAACTAATTTCCTCCCCTCCCGCACTCACCCCTCCCACTCCTAGCTCCCTTCGATGCGCCCCTCCCCGGCGCGGGCAGGGCCTGGCGAGCCGCCGCACGGGCGCGGGCGGGGGCCGGCCAGCCGCCGCGCgggcgcaggccgccgcgcaTGCAGGACGgcgagctgccgccgctgcaggcCGATGGGGATGGCGCGGACGGGTGCAGGCCGGCGGGCGCGCCGCCTTGGACGGGTGCAGGCCAGCAGCAGTCGTCCagaccggcagcagcagccttgGACCGGCCAGCAGCCGTAGGCCGCCAAGAGACGACCagaccggcagcagcagccgcccagACCGGCGCGGGCTGGGGCTTGACGAGCCGCTGCCGCAGCGCGTGGCCAAGCGCAGGGGGCGGGGACTCCTGCCGCCGTGGGCCGGCGAGAGCAAGGACGGCGACGAACCGCGGGCTCTGTtgttgattttctttgtttgtgAATCTTTGTGATGTGAATCAATAATTTTAGATCTTGTGTTTTCTTGTGTGTGAGATAAGCATATTACTTGTGTGTTATGTGTTGTATGAAGTACTGATGCGTGATGTGTTATGAATTTTAGATCTTGATTCTGAGATTGCTTAGATCTTGATTTTGAAATTACAGTTTTGGATAAATTTTTTGATTTGGAGAACCGGCTTGCAAACGCGGAAGCGGGAGCTAGCTAtccgatttttttttgtttgtgaaaaaagacatttgtcccggttgaatAGCTGCCGGGACAAAAAAGACATTCACATTTGTCCCGGATGGATAGTCCCGGTtgaaaaaccgggacaaaaagtagttaccaaccgggataaaatagcgattctgtagtagtgaaggtCATTTTGTTGCCCGATCCATGTCAGATGTGGTGCCAGCTGGGCGTAAAATATGgggaagacaaagtttcaaCATTTTAAGGTCGATATTATGAGAGCAAATATTCCATGTCTGCCAGCAGAATGGCATCGTGACATACAGCAGCAGAGTGGAGAAAAAAAGTGATTGACACTTTATTTTCTATCTGGCCGGTGATACACCTCGCGGACAGCATTCTGCGATTCACCGGATTCATGGAGGCCGTTCCAAACCAAAGCTCACAtagcatgcaaaaaaaaaaaaagaagaagaagaagaaagaaaacagATACAAACCAGACAAAGGTCACACGCACAGCTGCAGGCAAGAAACAAATAGGGCATATACTACCACTGACAATTAACTGTCGCACGCCGTTGTTAGTGCTAGCTTATCTCCTGcattgttttcaaaaaataaacatATGTACAAATTCAGATGTGTCACAACATTTATAGAGAGAAGAAAGGTACGGTATATATGACTTAATAATAATTATATTACCGTATTTCTGTCGTCGATCTCGTGCTCTGGGCTGACCTCATGGGGATCGGCGACGTAGATCACCTTGAAATATCCGCCGCGCCCACCAGCTTGGCGTGGTGCAAGCTCCATCCGGTGCAGGGCGCAATccccgagctcgtggcggagcaTGAGGAGCCAGACGAAGGTGAGGAGCTCCCCACCTCTGGCCAGCTGGGCGGCGTGCTCCGCCGGCCGGGACTTGCCGGCGGTGTACAGGAGGAGCCGCACCCACATATCTCTCAGCTCCTCCAGCGTCTCCTTGCGCCGCTCGGCTGAAAGGCCCATGAACATTCTTCGTTCTCGGAGTTTATCGCTGACTTGACGCAGAATGGCATccttgctgccgctgccgccactcGACATAGATGGCAGGAATTTCTGACGCAGAAGCTCTAGAGCGTCTTCGGGGCTGCCAGTGGCTACCTGCAGCAGGGAAGCACTTGCAGAGTGTGCAACCACAAGGTACAACATGTAGTTGGAAAGCTTCCGGCAAGTGTCGGCCAAATCAtcagcgtcgtcgtcgtccccgccggcggtgccggatgctgctgctgatgaTGCCGTTGCCGCCCTGTTGTTCAGGCAAACCTCTGTGATTAGATGCAACGTGCCTATAAAGTAAATGACATCCAAGGCCAACTCGGGTGCCGCCTGCGTCACGAACAGGCCGAgacgccgccactgccgccgcggccgcccactTCTGATGCGATGAAGCTCCTGCACCAGACATGCTCTGATGTTGTCATCCACCGTCTCATGCTTGGAGTCCAGTAGCTTGCTCACCCAAAACAGCTTCTTCGCCTCTCCGACGCCCAAACATCTCGCCACCTTCCTTATCTTGCTCATCACGCGTTGGGATAGAGATAGACTCGCACCCGGCTCGTCGCAGCCCAGGTAGCTCAGGAAAGTGTACTGTCCCATGGTGTTTGACCACAGCGGCCTTGTCTCCTGCAACCCAAAACTACCACAGGAGAGAAGAGACCTGGACACACGAGCGAGACTATGGTGCTGTTTAGCCTCTAGCCACGCCCATGTCCAAGGTGACGCTACGAGCGTCGTTACCGCCGCACAGACTTCCAGAAGAAACCCTCCGTACAGCAGTGTGTAGGTGATGGCAAGGTCAGCTACTACTGTACCACCATATCCTCCtgctttgctgctgctgctaacgGTGAAGAGCACAAGGGCAACAATGGTGGACACCAGAGAGATGAAACGAAGTACAACACCAGTTGTTGTTCGGAGCAACCTAGTCTTGGTATACAGATCACTGTACATGACGCAGAATTCGACATCGAAGAGCTTAAAGAACTGGATGGGGTCGAGCCTATAGTCGCTAAGTTTCTTGTAATTCCCTTCTCCTGCCCAGCCGATGGTACGCCCTGCAAACATGTCTTTGGTGCCAGGAGCCCAGCGTAGCGCAAAGCAAATGTACCCCTCATACCCATCATCCTCCGCGTCCTTGGATGGAATCCACCATCGGCTTCTGGAACTGGGTTCCCTAACAAAAGCGTTGTCTACGTTTCCATACATGAGAGCCAGCGTCCTCTCTGCGTACTTGATGATCCCCGGAATGAACAGAAAGATGGCAACAAGGAGAAGCCACACGCTGTGCCAGATGCCTGACCTCCAAAACACGTACAGGGCTAGGGACACCTGAGCTAGCATGTTCAACATGTGCCTCAGCCACAGCTTGTTGTCCTCTAAGGAAAATGCAGTGATGGTGTCTTGCCCACCGAGATGGATGAGGAGGAACGGTGCCCAGAGGAAAGCTAGTGGGTGGTTCCTCCTCAGTGatccgttgttgttgttgtccaTGTTTGCATCTTTTTGTCGTGAGAGGGACCCAAGGGCATAAATTGCTACCACATCTGCTCCCAGATATGCCCCCCAAATAGTGACTCTGAGCACTGCATTTCGGCTACACCGCCGAAGGCTGCCCGTAAAGAAGAGGAACACTTGTAGGACGAAGCTGAGGAGCACAAGAGACTGAATCTCCCACTCATTAATTAGTTGCCCAAAACTCTCCATTTTTGCTAGTTGGAATTCTATATATGGCGCAAACACCTAGTAAATATCAGTACATAGTATAATTCAGTCGActtattttttacaaaatacaAATTTCTTCTCCACATTCATTAACGTCATTTTTTCTAACAACAAGTTCTATAATAGTATTATGGATAATAGGATTAAgacaaatatttataaaaattatacaTCTAAACCATAAGTTCTTTCTTAATAAGATTTGTAAAATATACAGACAGAAGGGATTTTATGAGGTATGCTGCCATTATAGTGGCCATCTTATGCTTATGctttacacacacacacacacacacacacacacacacacacacacgcacacacactgtAGATTGGAAAAATCTATCACTACGAATCACATTTTGGGTTCCAAAACCAGCAATTATTCCTTTAAAGTAGCTATTATTGAATGTTAGGTGGTGTAAATAAGTTCTCAAGCCAGCGTGAAAAAAAAGCAAAGATGACGAATCATGGGCTATGCTCCTACTGAGGACGACTGTTCACCGACAACAAAACCCTCTCTAAGGCAACGATAGCAAAGAATTGGCCCATGGAGCCTCAGGCCTTACCTACCGGCGATCCACAACCATGCATGGAAGAAGACTCATCCACACCATCTTTGGGTTAGTG
This portion of the Panicum virgatum strain AP13 chromosome 2N, P.virgatum_v5, whole genome shotgun sequence genome encodes:
- the LOC120658739 gene encoding uncharacterized protein LOC120658739, translating into MESFGQLINEWEIQSLVLLSFVLQVFLFFTGSLRRCSRNAVLRVTIWGAYLGADVVAIYALGSLSRQKDANMDNNNNGSLRRNHPLAFLWAPFLLIHLGGQDTITAFSLEDNKLWLRHMLNMLAQVSLALYVFWRSGIWHSVWLLLVAIFLFIPGIIKYAERTLALMYGNVDNAFVREPSSRSRWWIPSKDAEDDGYEGYICFALRWAPGTKDMFAGRTIGWAGEGNYKKLSDYRLDPIQFFKLFDVEFCVMYSDLYTKTRLLRTTTGVVLRFISLVSTIVALVLFTVSSSSKAGGYGGTVVADLAITYTLLYGGFLLEVCAAVTTLVASPWTWAWLEAKQHHSLARVSRSLLSCGSFGLQETRPLWSNTMGQYTFLSYLGCDEPGASLSLSQRVMSKIRKVARCLGVGEAKKLFWVSKLLDSKHETVDDNIRACLVQELHRIRSGRPRRQWRRLGLFVTQAAPELALDVIYFIGTLHLITEVCLNNRAATASSAAASGTAGGDDDDADDLADTCRKLSNYMLYLVVAHSASASLLQVATGSPEDALELLRQKFLPSMSSGGSGSKDAILRQVSDKLRERRMFMGLSAERRKETLEELRDMWVRLLLYTAGKSRPAEHAAQLARGGELLTFVWLLMLRHELGDCALHRMELAPRQAGGRGGYFKVIYVADPHEVSPEHEIDDRNTEIS